A genomic segment from Saimiri boliviensis isolate mSaiBol1 chromosome 14, mSaiBol1.pri, whole genome shotgun sequence encodes:
- the DOHH gene encoding deoxyhypusine hydroxylase, producing the protein MVTEQEVEAIGRMLVDPRQPLHARFRALFTLRGLGGPGAIAWISQAFGDDSALLKHELAYCLGQMQDARAIPVLVAVLQDTRQEPMVRHEAGEALGAIGDPQVLELLKQYSSDPVIEVAETCQLAVRRLEWLQQHGGEPAAGPYLSVDPAPPAEERDVGRLREALLDESRPLFERYRAMFALRNAGGEAAALALAEGLRCGSALFRHEVGYVLGQLQHEAAVPQLAAALARHAENPMVRHECAEALGAIARPSCLAALQAHTGDPERVVRESCEVALDMYEHETGLAFQYADGLEQLRGAPSEASTPTLGSQRTLEGRSSP; encoded by the exons ATGGTGACggagcaggaggtggaggccattGGGCGGATGCTGGTGGACCCCAGGCAACCCCTGCACGCCCGCTTCCGGGCGCTGTTCACACTGCGGGGGCTTGGCGGCCCGGGTGCCATCGCCTGGATCAGCCAGGCCTTCGGTGACGATTCCGCCCTGCTCAAGCACGAACTGGCCTACTGCCTGGGCCAGATGCAGGATGCCCGCGCCATCCCCGTGCTGGTGGCCGTGCTACAAGACACCCGTCAGGAGCCCATGGTGCGCCATGAGGCAG GGGAGGCCCTGGGGGCCATCGGGGACCCCCAAGTTCTGGAGCTCCTGAAGCAGTATTCGTCGGACCCCGTCATCGAG GTGGCCGAGACCTGCCAGCTGGCCGTGCGTAGGCTGGAGTGGCTGCAGCAGCACGGTGGGGAGCCAGCGGCGGGACCCTACCTCTCCGTGGACCCCGCCCCACCGGCCGAGGAGCGCGACGTGGGGCGCCTGCGGGAGGCGCTGCTGGATGAGTCTCGGCCGCTGTTTGAGCGATACCGCGCCATGTTCGCCCTGCGCAATGCGGGAGGCGAGGCGGCCGCCCTGGCGCTGGCCGAGG GCCTGCGCTGTGGGAGCGCCCTTTTCCGCCATGAGGTCGGCTATGTCCTGGGACAGCTGCAGCACGAGGCGGCAGTGCCTCAACTGGCAGCCGCCCTGGCCCGCCACGCCGAGAACCCCATGGTGCGGCATGAGTGTGCCGAGGCCCTGGGCGCCATTGCCCGGCCCTCCTGCCTGGCCGCACTGCAGGCCCACACGGGCGACCCTGAGCGCGTGGTGCGCGAGAGCTGCGAGGTGGCTCTGGACATGTACGAGCACGAGACTGGGCTGGCCTTCCAGTACGCCGACGGCCTGGAGCAGCTGCGTGGGGCCCCCTCCGAGGCCTCTACCCCCACCCTGGGCTCCCAGAGGACTCTTGAGGGCCGCTCCTCCCCGTAG